From a single Erpetoichthys calabaricus chromosome 1, fErpCal1.3, whole genome shotgun sequence genomic region:
- the LOC127525935 gene encoding uncharacterized protein LOC127525935, which yields MAANLERLSRCHGIKFISEEFVPLEAGVLAVGEVIGCENIKSASRMSGSIVAFLSSEDLVPIMVEKGVVINGSFVQVSPLAVPSRRVTISNAPPFLKNETIAKELERHGRLVSKIRYIPLGCKSPDLKHVLSFRRQVYMVLNRMDGDLNVAMKFRVDGFDYVIFVTLNEMKCFGCGSEAHLIKQCPERQHGHKKTDHAVTEKEGQEVKDRPVVADGAEALVEARGVKNRNASRSEGLEDQVPPRDEPNEGGSETVGQTTAAAESVWGDIDMDEGGSNEPEEKSEFKRPAQKKQGEREERARKKLVLSQGSGVIGEDPAYGPCQEDVPVFAETADDGSIARNVGEETDDGNISNGSAASEPPELKARGGYSAQSVKDFLVNTAGKKGVDVAEFFPDIELFISSVRGLRRDKAASAMFDVKELVRLKNLTSKLRKQSNLNTP from the exons ATGGCTGCGAATCTTGAGCGTCTAAGCCGCTGCCATGGGATTAAATTTATTTCGGAGGAGTTTGTTCCTTTAGAGGCGGGGGTGTTGGCGGTAGGCGAAGTGATAGGCTGTGAGAATATCAAGTCGGCTTCACGAATGAGCGGGTCTATCGTTGCTTTCCTGAGCTCTGAGGATTTAGTTCCCATAATGGTTGAGAAAGGGGTTGTTATTAATGGCTCCTTTGTACAGGTTTCCCCTTTAGCCGTCCCGTCCCGCAGAGTGACGATTTCGAATGCGCCGCCTTTTCTTAAGAATGAAACTATAGCTAAAGAATTGGAGCGGCATGGACGTTTAGTTTCGAAAATTCGTTATATCCCTTTGGGCTGTAAATCGCCGGATTTGAAACATGTCTTGTCTTTTAGGAGACAAGTTTATATGGTTTTAAATAGAATGGACGGTGACTTAAACGTTGCAATGAAGTTCAGAGTGGACGGTTTTGATTATGTGATTTTTGTCActttgaatgaaatgaaatgttttgggtgtgGGAGTGAAGCCCATTTAATCAAACAGTGTCCTGAGAGGCAACATGGGCACAAGAAAACTGACCATGCAGTTACAGAAAAAGAGGGGCAGGAAGTGAAAGATCGTCCAGTAGTGGCTGATGGCGCAGAGGCGCTTGTAGAGGCGCGGGGCGTTAAGAATAGAAATGCCTCAAGATCTGAGGGGCTAGAGGATCAGGTGCCTCCCAGGGATGAGCCGAATGAAGGCGGTAGTGAGACTGTAGGTCAGACAACAGCAGCTGCAGAAAGTGTGTGGGGTGACATTGACATGGACGAGGGAGGCAGCAACGAgcctgaggaaaaaagtgaatttaaacgtCCTGCTCAAAAGAAGCAAG gtgaaagagaagagcgGGCACGTAAGAAACTTGTTTTAAGTCAGGGCTCGGGGGTCATTGGAGAGGATCCCGCCTATGGTCCTTGTCAGGAGGATGTTCCCGTCTTCGCGGAGACGGCCGATGACGGTTCAATTGCGAGGAATGTCGGGGAAGAGACCGATGACGGTAATATTTCCAATGGGTCTGCTGCCTCGGAGCCCCCAGAGTTAAAAGCCAGGGGGGGTTACAGCGCTCAGAGTGTAAAAGATTTTTTGGTGAACACCGCCGGTAAAAAGGGGGTGGACGTGGCTGAGTTTTTCCCTGACATTGAGCTCTTTATATCGTCTGTCCGCGGGTTGCGGCGGGACAAAGCAGCCTCCGCGATGTTTGACGTTAAAGAGCTCGTGAGGCTCAAGAATTTAACAAGTAAACTGAGGAAACAGTCTAATTTAAACACCCCCTAA